The Solicola gregarius DNA window CGGCCGACGCGATCTACGTCGAGGGTGCGTCCAACGGCGACGACGATGAGCGCTTCTCGCCGGGTGAGCGGTACGGCCAGGTCTACCAGATCAACTATCTGCGGTGCATTCTGTGCGGGTTGTGCATCGAGGCCTGTCCGACACGTGCGCTCACGATGACCAACGAGTACGAGCTCGCCGACAACTCCCGCGAGAAGCTGATCTACGAGAAGCAGGATCTCCTCGCGCCGCTGCTGCCCGGCATGGAGCAGCCACCCCACGGCATGCGGCTCGGCGACGACGATGACGACTACTACCGCAACGCCACCCAGGACCCCGTCGCGACGGGCGCCGACGCGGAGGGCGACGAGTGAACGCCTGGGAGGAGTTCGCCTTCTGGGCGATGGGCACGGTCATGGTGGCGTCCGCGCTCGGCATGGTGCTGGCGCGCAAGGCGGTCCACTGCGCGCTGTTCCTCGCGACGATCATGATCACGTTGGCGATCATGTACGCCGCGCAGGGCGCGCCGTTCCTGTTCGCCGTGCAGATCATCGTCTACACGGGCGCGATCCTGATGCTGTTCCTGTTCGTGCTGATGCTGGTCGGCGTCGACTCGTCCGACTCGATCGTCGAGACGATCAAGGGGCAGCGGCTGCTGGCGGCGTTCGTCGGCATCGTGTTCGGCGTCGTGTTCGCGGTCGCGGTTTCCCAGACGGCCGTCGGCACCGTCGTCGGCACTGACGCGGCCAACGAAGACGGCAACGTCTACGGCGTCGCGAAGTACCTCTTCTCCGACTACATGTACGCGTTCGAGCTCACGGGGGCGCTGCTCACGGCCGCCGTGCTCGCCGCGATGGTGCTCGCGCACCGCGAGCGCCTCGAACGCAAGCAGTCGCAGCGCGAGATGGCGCAACAGCGGATGGCCGACTACGCCGACAGCGGCAAGCACCCCGGCCCGTTGCCGACGCCGGGTGTCTTCGCGCGACACAACGCCAACGACACTCCCGCGCTGCTCCCTGACGGGTCCATCTCCGAGCTGTCGATCTCGCGCACGCTCCGGGCCCGCGGGACCGTCAAGGGTGCCTTGGCCGACGACGTGAACGAGACGATCCGCATGCTCGACCCAGAGGCGCCGCGCGACGACGTACCCGACGGCACTGGCGACGACAACGACGGGGAGGAGCCGACCGCATGAGCCCGAACTGGTTCCTCACCTTGTCGGCACTGCTGTTCACGATCGGTGCCGTTGGGGTGCTCGTACGCCGCAACGCGATCGTCGTGTTCATGTGTGTCGAGCTGATGCTGAACGCCTGCAACCTCGCATTCGTGACGTTCTCGCGCGTCCACGGGACGCTCGAGGGACAGGTTGCCGCGTTCTTCGTGATGGTGGTCGCCGCGGCAGAGGTCGTCGTCGGTCTGGCCATCATCGTCGCCATCTACCGGTCTCGTCGCTCGGCATCGGTCGACGACGTCAGCCTGCTGAAGTACTAAGGGAGATCTACGTTGATTGATCTCGTAGCAAGTTCCGAGCATGCCGGTGCGATCGCACCGGCTTCGGCAGACGGGGCGTTCTCCCTGCTCTGGTTGCTCATCGCGCTGCCGCTGGCGAGTGCCGTGGTGCTGTTGCTGGTCGGGCGCCGAGGCGACAAATGGGGCCACCTCCTCGGCTGCGCGGCGCCGCTGGGCTCGTTCGCCATCGGCGTGATCACGTTCATCGGTCTGCTCGGCCGCGACGAGTCGGACCGTACGATCTCCCAGAACCTCTGGACCTGGATCGAGGTCGGCGGCTTCCACGTCGACATGGAGATCCTGTACGACCCGCTGTCGGCCGTGTTCGTGCTGCTCATCACCGGTGTGGGCTCGCTGATCCACATCTACTCGGTCGGCTACATGGCCGACGACGATCGGCGGCGGCGGTTCTTCGCGTACCTCAACCTGTTCATCGCGGCGATGCTCACGCTCGTGCTCGCCAGTGACTACCTGGTGCTGTTCCTCGGCTGGGAAGGCGTCGGCCTCGCCTCGTACCTGCTGATCGGGTTCTGGCAGCACAAGAACTCCGCAGCGGTCGCGGCGAAGAAGGCGTTCGTCGTCAACCGTGTCGGCGACCTCGGCATGTCACTCGCGATCATGCTGATGTTCGCGCAGTTCGGCACGACGTCGATCGTCGGTGTCTCGGGCGTCGCGAGCGAGGCGTCGAGCGCGGCGGCAACCGCGCTCGGCCTGCTGCTCCTGCTCGGCGCGTGCGGTAAGTCCGCGCAGGTCCCGTTGCAGAGCTGGTTGCTCGATGCGATGGAGGGTCCGACGCCGGTTTCGGCGCTGATCCACGCGGCGACCATGGTGACCGCGGGCGTCTACCTGATCGTCCGGTCGAACTTCATCTTCAACGAGTCCGAGGCCGCACGTACGGCCGTCGTCACCGTCGGCCTCGTCACGCTGCTGTTCGGTGCGATCATCGGTTGCGCCAAGGACGACATCAAGAAGGCCTTGGCCGGCTCGACCATGAGCCAGATCGGATACATGACGCTTGCCGCGGGTCTCGGCCCGGCCGGCTACGCGTTCGCGATCTTCCACCTGCTGACGCACGGCTTCTTCAAGGCCAACATGTTCCTCGGCGCCGGCTCTGTCATGCACGGTATGAACGACGACGTCGACATGCGGCACTATGGTGCGCTGCAACGCGCGATGCCGATCACGTTCCTGACGTTCGCCGCGGGCTACCTCGCGATCATCGGGTTCCCCGGCTTCTCCGGCTTCTTCTCCAAGGACAAGATCATCGAGGCCGCGTTCGCCGACAACATCTGGGTCGGGCTCGGTGCGGTGCTCGGCGCCGGGATCACCGCGTTCTACATGACCCGGCTGATGATCATGACGTTCGTGTCGCAGAAGCGGTGGCGCGAAGGCGTGCACCCGCACGAGTCGCCGCGGGTCATGACGGTCCCGCTGATGGTGCTCGCGGCCCTGTCGGCGTTCGGCGGCGTGCTGCTGCTCGGCGGCTGGATCACCGACTGGCTCGAACCCGTCGTCGGACATGAGGAGCACCATCTCGACGTACCCGTGTGGGTGCTGACGGTGTTCGTACTCGCGGTCGTGGCGGTCGGTGTCGTGATCGCGTACTTCCGCTACCTGCGTGAGACGGTGCCCGACGTGGCTCCGACCAAGGTGTCGGTGTTCACCAAGGCCGCTCGCGCCGACCTGTACGGCGACGCCTTCA harbors:
- the nuoI gene encoding NADH-quinone oxidoreductase subunit NuoI is translated as MADSRPRLKEQLWDPIAGFGVTFRTMFRKTVTEQYPFEKKPTAPRFHGRHQLNRWPDGLEKCIGCELCAWACPADAIYVEGASNGDDDERFSPGERYGQVYQINYLRCILCGLCIEACPTRALTMTNEYELADNSREKLIYEKQDLLAPLLPGMEQPPHGMRLGDDDDDYYRNATQDPVATGADAEGDE
- a CDS encoding NADH-quinone oxidoreductase subunit J, which codes for MNAWEEFAFWAMGTVMVASALGMVLARKAVHCALFLATIMITLAIMYAAQGAPFLFAVQIIVYTGAILMLFLFVLMLVGVDSSDSIVETIKGQRLLAAFVGIVFGVVFAVAVSQTAVGTVVGTDAANEDGNVYGVAKYLFSDYMYAFELTGALLTAAVLAAMVLAHRERLERKQSQREMAQQRMADYADSGKHPGPLPTPGVFARHNANDTPALLPDGSISELSISRTLRARGTVKGALADDVNETIRMLDPEAPRDDVPDGTGDDNDGEEPTA
- the nuoK gene encoding NADH-quinone oxidoreductase subunit NuoK, with translation MSPNWFLTLSALLFTIGAVGVLVRRNAIVVFMCVELMLNACNLAFVTFSRVHGTLEGQVAAFFVMVVAAAEVVVGLAIIVAIYRSRRSASVDDVSLLKY
- the nuoL gene encoding NADH-quinone oxidoreductase subunit L, with translation MIDLVASSEHAGAIAPASADGAFSLLWLLIALPLASAVVLLLVGRRGDKWGHLLGCAAPLGSFAIGVITFIGLLGRDESDRTISQNLWTWIEVGGFHVDMEILYDPLSAVFVLLITGVGSLIHIYSVGYMADDDRRRRFFAYLNLFIAAMLTLVLASDYLVLFLGWEGVGLASYLLIGFWQHKNSAAVAAKKAFVVNRVGDLGMSLAIMLMFAQFGTTSIVGVSGVASEASSAAATALGLLLLLGACGKSAQVPLQSWLLDAMEGPTPVSALIHAATMVTAGVYLIVRSNFIFNESEAARTAVVTVGLVTLLFGAIIGCAKDDIKKALAGSTMSQIGYMTLAAGLGPAGYAFAIFHLLTHGFFKANMFLGAGSVMHGMNDDVDMRHYGALQRAMPITFLTFAAGYLAIIGFPGFSGFFSKDKIIEAAFADNIWVGLGAVLGAGITAFYMTRLMIMTFVSQKRWREGVHPHESPRVMTVPLMVLAALSAFGGVLLLGGWITDWLEPVVGHEEHHLDVPVWVLTVFVLAVVAVGVVIAYFRYLRETVPDVAPTKVSVFTKAARADLYGDAFNEAVFMRPGQYLTRALVFVDGRGIDGAVNGIAGLTGRAANAVRRMQNGYVRSYALATFGGALLVVLAMLAVNLT